The proteins below come from a single Stigmatella erecta genomic window:
- a CDS encoding glycoside hydrolase family 44 protein, protein MSGATGGHRPTGSRRGHTGRWVALGLAWALVLTACQESARGSPPAATARPATGKAHLKVELAQVIYEGGFKAGWKDVGWAEREVTGPGPARVLMAELGSWAMEHEGPLKGTFGGVALRYHAPPGYGDFLEVRLDSQDSTTFPRVSVEARHAVAQEGEWVQLLIPMGELNPEQRSFERLVLRARKRVGREWVELDQIGLTRPGAQVASSGRQASLVLEETAYDGGVKPGWAASGWTERVVDKGPAQVMMAELGGWSLQRKEPLQGTFGGLALRYRAPAGYGDFLEVRLDTEDATVFPRVRVEARHQVNRQEDWVQVLVPLAELNPQMNPFSRIVMRAYKKVGTDWVELDRIGLTGTSEAAVGALSVGGGRVAVGPPKAAALSVLCTEPTHAISPLIYGIAFNALRESKDAHLWEMGATARRWGGNPTSRYNWRINAWNTANDWYFRNTSPGDEPKFTYEEFLLSNRAHGLQSALTLPILGWVAKDTASVSFPVSKFKSQEKTAPEMPEAGNGKSPSGTLLPPLPPEQTSVAAPPEFIAEWVRTLRQKDGGRGRSVQMYFLDNEPMLWNSTHRDVHPQPTTYDELLERTVAYGTAVRQADPEAVIAGPAEWGWTAYFRSAADVDKTRPADADRKAHGNVPLLPWYLRKLKEHQKKTGVRLLDVLDVHFYPQGTGIGLEEAGETDEATSALRIRSTRALWDDNYKDESWIGEPVRLIPRLKKMVAENYPGLGIALGEYNFGATRHMSGGLAQAEALGRFAEGNLTAAFHFTYPPDRSPTWWAFRAYRDFDGKGGRFQDLYVPTKAVEGTSLFASRSVDGQRVVAIALNLQPETARAARVELKGCGALRDARVMTYTGEPDGFAEQPGGSFQTDGLDALLPPYSITVLDLTLAPARK, encoded by the coding sequence ATGAGCGGGGCAACCGGAGGGCACCGCCCCACCGGGAGCAGGCGCGGGCACACGGGGCGGTGGGTGGCCCTGGGGCTGGCGTGGGCCCTGGTGCTCACGGCCTGCCAGGAGTCCGCACGCGGCAGTCCCCCCGCGGCCACCGCCCGCCCGGCCACGGGCAAGGCCCACCTGAAGGTGGAGCTGGCGCAGGTCATCTACGAGGGCGGCTTCAAGGCCGGCTGGAAGGACGTGGGCTGGGCCGAGCGCGAGGTGACGGGGCCGGGGCCCGCGCGGGTGCTGATGGCGGAGCTGGGCTCGTGGGCCATGGAGCACGAGGGCCCGCTGAAGGGCACCTTCGGCGGGGTGGCGCTGCGCTACCACGCGCCCCCGGGCTACGGGGACTTCCTGGAGGTGCGGCTGGACTCCCAGGACAGCACCACCTTTCCGCGGGTGAGCGTGGAGGCGCGGCACGCGGTGGCCCAGGAGGGCGAGTGGGTGCAGCTGCTCATTCCCATGGGCGAGCTGAACCCGGAGCAGCGCTCCTTCGAGCGGCTCGTGCTGCGGGCACGCAAGCGCGTGGGGCGCGAGTGGGTGGAGCTGGATCAGATCGGCCTCACGCGGCCCGGGGCGCAGGTGGCGAGCAGCGGCCGGCAGGCGTCGCTGGTGCTGGAGGAGACGGCCTACGACGGCGGGGTGAAGCCGGGCTGGGCGGCCAGCGGGTGGACCGAGCGCGTGGTGGACAAGGGGCCCGCGCAGGTGATGATGGCGGAGCTGGGCGGCTGGTCGCTCCAGCGCAAGGAGCCGCTGCAGGGCACCTTCGGGGGGCTGGCGCTGCGCTACCGGGCGCCCGCGGGCTACGGGGACTTCCTGGAGGTGCGGCTGGACACCGAGGACGCCACCGTCTTCCCGCGCGTGCGCGTGGAGGCGCGGCACCAGGTGAACCGGCAGGAGGACTGGGTGCAGGTGCTCGTGCCGCTGGCGGAGCTGAACCCGCAGATGAACCCCTTCAGCCGCATCGTCATGCGGGCCTACAAGAAGGTGGGCACGGACTGGGTGGAGCTGGACCGGATTGGGCTGACGGGCACGAGCGAGGCGGCGGTGGGCGCGCTCTCGGTGGGCGGTGGGCGCGTGGCGGTGGGGCCGCCGAAGGCCGCGGCCCTCTCGGTGCTGTGCACGGAGCCCACGCACGCCATCAGCCCGCTCATCTACGGCATCGCCTTCAACGCCCTGCGCGAGAGCAAGGACGCGCACCTCTGGGAGATGGGGGCCACGGCGCGCCGCTGGGGCGGCAACCCCACGAGCCGCTACAACTGGCGCATCAACGCGTGGAACACGGCCAACGATTGGTACTTCCGCAACACCTCGCCCGGGGATGAGCCGAAGTTCACCTACGAGGAGTTCCTGCTGAGCAACCGCGCGCACGGGCTCCAGTCGGCGCTCACGCTGCCGATTCTCGGCTGGGTGGCCAAGGACACGGCGTCGGTGAGCTTTCCGGTGTCGAAGTTCAAGTCCCAGGAGAAGACGGCCCCGGAGATGCCGGAGGCGGGCAACGGCAAGTCGCCCTCGGGGACGTTGCTGCCGCCGCTGCCGCCGGAGCAGACGAGCGTGGCCGCGCCGCCGGAGTTCATCGCCGAGTGGGTGCGCACCCTTCGCCAGAAGGACGGCGGGCGGGGGCGCAGCGTGCAGATGTACTTCCTCGATAACGAGCCCATGCTGTGGAACTCCACGCACCGGGACGTGCACCCGCAGCCCACCACGTACGACGAGCTGCTGGAGCGCACGGTGGCCTACGGCACGGCGGTGCGGCAGGCGGATCCGGAGGCGGTCATCGCGGGGCCGGCGGAGTGGGGATGGACGGCGTATTTCCGCTCGGCGGCGGACGTGGACAAGACGCGCCCGGCGGACGCGGACCGGAAGGCGCACGGCAACGTACCGCTCTTGCCCTGGTACCTGCGCAAGCTGAAGGAGCACCAGAAGAAGACGGGCGTGCGGCTCCTGGACGTGCTGGATGTGCACTTCTACCCGCAGGGCACGGGCATCGGCCTGGAGGAGGCGGGGGAGACGGACGAGGCCACCTCGGCGCTGCGCATCCGCTCCACGCGGGCGCTCTGGGACGACAACTACAAGGACGAGTCCTGGATTGGCGAGCCGGTGCGGTTGATTCCCCGGCTGAAGAAGATGGTGGCGGAGAACTACCCGGGGCTGGGCATCGCGCTGGGGGAGTACAACTTCGGCGCCACGCGGCACATGAGCGGAGGGCTGGCGCAGGCCGAGGCGCTGGGGCGCTTCGCGGAGGGCAACCTCACGGCGGCGTTCCACTTCACGTATCCGCCGGACCGCAGCCCCACGTGGTGGGCGTTCCGGGCGTACCGGGACTTCGACGGCAAGGGCGGGCGCTTCCAGGACCTGTACGTGCCCACCAAGGCGGTGGAGGGCACCTCGCTGTTCGCCTCGCGCAGCGTGGATGGACAGCGCGTGGTGGCGATTGCCCTCAACCTGCAGCCGGAGACGGCCCGCGCGGCGCGGGTGGAACTCAAGGGCTGCGGGGCGCTGCGGGACGCACGGGTGATGACGTACACGGGCGAGCCCGATGGTTTCGCCGAGCAGCCGGGAGGCTCCTTCCAGACCGATGGGCTGGATGCGCTGCTGCCGCCCTACTCCATCACCGTGCTGGACCTGACGCTGGCGCCCGCCCGGAAATAG
- a CDS encoding serine/threonine-protein kinase: MTQQNHASTPLPGWLRPGSAVGPWRVMGPAGHGVHGAVYRAVRAGEAPSTPVALKLALLPWDPRFSREAELLSRVNHPSVPRLLDAGEWQHPAGTTHPYLVMEWVDGTPLYDWAQKHAPSEEQGVRVLAQLARALEALHAQGAVHRDVKGGNVLVRHADQRAMLTDFGSGIHPGAATLTPPGAFTGTPAYRSAESSLFSLRYMWEPAARYEDTPSDDLYALGVTAYRLVTGTYPELSDPFRDEQGTWQLGEMASPAPAAIVPGLDPQLNALIVRMLRVHPEDRGTAKELAEALEQLARQRAPASPHERTGTQTSPRRSPLWPRFAAATMLLMLSAWIGWEIRGRTQVRPSFSWTEAGASSQEDSDTVGLGDALSRMPPVDPPDASVPEVMSTDTLPPPRPGQATPDAKGRCPRQGQLALNGGCWIRLSLEREDCEGSGYVFTSQCYGPVLQPAPPPPHLRARQPPLSAARARGEPECLGTLPSSVKPRPRTRLIKERRRTSSRYCPRTSTHPGGRLSRWYSLARTYGWCRRPYRKTPHRGQAQERTRSRWGTTPAQHRGCNCTPASRCSRPCSSPKDTPRPHRK, encoded by the coding sequence GTGACCCAACAGAATCACGCTTCCACACCACTCCCGGGATGGCTCCGCCCAGGATCGGCGGTAGGCCCTTGGCGCGTGATGGGACCAGCAGGCCACGGCGTCCATGGGGCCGTCTACCGTGCGGTCCGGGCGGGTGAAGCACCCTCCACTCCCGTGGCCCTTAAGCTGGCCCTGCTGCCATGGGATCCTCGGTTCTCACGAGAGGCCGAGTTGCTCTCCCGCGTGAACCACCCAAGTGTCCCGCGCCTGCTGGATGCCGGTGAGTGGCAGCATCCCGCCGGCACCACGCATCCCTACCTTGTCATGGAGTGGGTGGACGGCACTCCGCTCTATGACTGGGCCCAGAAGCACGCCCCCTCTGAAGAACAGGGGGTCCGGGTGCTGGCCCAGCTCGCCCGCGCCCTGGAGGCCCTTCATGCGCAGGGCGCCGTGCACCGGGACGTGAAGGGTGGAAATGTCCTGGTGCGGCACGCGGATCAGCGCGCGATGCTCACGGACTTCGGCTCGGGCATCCACCCGGGGGCGGCCACCCTGACGCCGCCGGGGGCGTTCACGGGCACCCCGGCCTACCGCTCCGCGGAGTCCTCGCTGTTCTCGCTGCGATACATGTGGGAGCCCGCTGCCCGGTATGAAGACACGCCCTCGGATGACCTCTACGCCCTGGGCGTCACGGCGTACCGGCTCGTCACCGGCACGTACCCGGAGCTGAGCGACCCGTTCAGGGATGAGCAGGGCACCTGGCAGTTGGGGGAGATGGCCTCCCCCGCTCCCGCTGCCATCGTCCCGGGCCTCGATCCCCAGCTCAACGCGCTGATCGTCCGGATGCTCCGGGTTCATCCCGAGGACCGGGGAACCGCGAAGGAGCTGGCGGAAGCGTTGGAGCAGCTCGCTCGCCAGCGCGCACCCGCGTCACCGCACGAACGCACCGGTACACAGACCTCCCCACGCAGGAGCCCTCTGTGGCCCAGGTTCGCGGCAGCCACGATGCTCCTGATGCTCTCTGCCTGGATAGGCTGGGAGATCCGTGGCAGGACCCAGGTACGGCCCTCCTTCTCCTGGACAGAGGCTGGAGCGTCCAGCCAGGAAGATTCGGACACGGTAGGCCTGGGCGATGCCCTGTCGCGGATGCCCCCGGTGGATCCCCCGGACGCCTCGGTGCCCGAGGTAATGTCCACGGACACGTTGCCCCCACCAAGGCCAGGACAGGCCACCCCTGATGCGAAGGGCCGGTGTCCTCGCCAGGGGCAACTCGCCCTCAATGGAGGCTGCTGGATCCGGCTCAGCCTGGAACGCGAAGACTGCGAGGGGAGTGGCTATGTCTTCACGAGCCAGTGCTACGGCCCGGTGCTCCAACCCGCACCGCCGCCCCCCCACCTCCGAGCCAGGCAGCCACCCCTGAGCGCCGCCCGGGCCAGGGGAGAGCCCGAGTGCCTCGGGACCCTCCCATCAAGCGTGAAGCCCAGGCCCAGGACCCGGCTTATCAAGGAACGGCGACGCACGTCTTCGCGTTATTGCCCGCGAACCAGCACCCATCCAGGTGGAAGGCTGTCCCGCTGGTATAGCCTGGCGCGCACGTATGGCTGGTGCCGCAGACCGTATAGGAAGACACCGCACCGGGGGCAGGCGCAGGAACGCACTCGCTCGCGTTGGGGGACGACCCCGGCACAGCACCGGGGTTGTAACTGCACTCCTGCTTCCAGATGTTCGAGGCCCTGTAGTAGCCCGAAGGACACCCCCCGCCCCCACAGAAAGTGA
- a CDS encoding PH domain-containing protein, protein MASEGPVDPGIAQALERIQEDVRTGQRAMRTLTEENGRLQARLGQLQTEREQLSRTLQEVRQGKPLRRPRLPEVLAPPFEVRTQVPLRRAFLGQLPLVLVVAALLTLPWDFRIGIMVVLCVLYAGVSVYPQLRLWLGRPSWRFTGSGLEDGGHSGLPAAIPYEQVVSATAEISPAQLRRGVGTVTVKFRPAPGAPEDFVSLLDVPEPERLAEWIQMKGIPVK, encoded by the coding sequence ATGGCGTCTGAGGGCCCTGTGGACCCCGGAATCGCTCAAGCCCTCGAGCGCATCCAGGAGGACGTGCGTACGGGTCAGCGTGCGATGCGCACGCTGACCGAGGAGAACGGCAGGCTCCAGGCCCGGCTTGGGCAACTTCAGACCGAACGGGAGCAGTTGAGCCGGACGTTGCAGGAGGTCCGGCAGGGCAAGCCCTTGCGCCGGCCCCGGCTGCCGGAAGTCCTGGCCCCCCCGTTCGAGGTCCGCACCCAGGTTCCCCTGCGCCGTGCATTCCTGGGTCAGCTTCCGCTGGTGCTGGTCGTTGCCGCCTTGCTGACCTTGCCGTGGGATTTCCGCATCGGGATCATGGTGGTGTTGTGCGTCCTCTATGCCGGGGTCTCGGTTTATCCGCAGCTCAGGCTCTGGCTCGGCCGTCCTTCCTGGCGTTTCACCGGAAGTGGCCTGGAGGACGGTGGCCATTCGGGGCTCCCGGCGGCGATTCCTTACGAACAGGTGGTCTCCGCCACAGCGGAAATCTCTCCCGCGCAGCTCCGCCGCGGAGTGGGGACCGTGACGGTGAAGTTCCGGCCAGCGCCCGGTGCACCGGAGGACTTCGTGTCGCTGCTCGATGTGCCCGAGCCGGAGCGCCTGGCGGAGTGGATCCAAATGAAAGGCATTCCGGTGAAGTGA
- a CDS encoding FG-GAP-like repeat-containing protein codes for MSCRPRMKEEEMKPAAMKKTARAARHVLALAGGAGLVLMPASALAAPPSVRVMPLGDSITWGVGSPTASSYRRPLAALLSGQSRYTVAFVGSQASGSLPDLANEGHSGYTIDQIRAGIDGWMAGTRPDAVLLHIGINDLNRGVDVPNAPQRLKALTDRIFANKPGITVLVMGLIPTTPGLESQVSTFNNQVRALAGSQQQAGNKFRFVEPPALTAAQLPDRLHPNDEGYQRMAQAFHAALDRAFTDGWAVGGPALGAGTEAGTDKVRWADFDGDGRMDYLTIASSGAVSALLNRGGDGRGGWSPLGQVATGLTPDASRVRFADYDGDGKADYLLIGTNGAVQVHLNRGGDGRGGWLGLGQIASGVTTDASRVQFADYDGDGKTDYLFIGANGAVQAYLNRGGDGRGGWLGLGQIASGVTPEASRVRFADLDGDGRADYSVLGADGAVQTYLNRGGDGRGGWFVLGQSATGLTSNAAQVSFADFTGDGNADYLLEDPATHAVTVYAWAGGDGHGGWLNQGRVASGVTIP; via the coding sequence ATGTCCTGCCGTCCCCGCATGAAGGAGGAAGAGATGAAGCCAGCCGCGATGAAGAAGACGGCCCGGGCAGCCCGCCACGTCCTGGCCCTGGCCGGTGGCGCCGGACTGGTGCTGATGCCCGCGAGCGCCCTCGCGGCGCCTCCCTCCGTCCGGGTGATGCCGCTGGGGGATTCCATCACCTGGGGGGTGGGCAGTCCGACCGCGTCCTCCTACCGGCGCCCCTTGGCCGCTCTGCTGAGCGGACAGTCGCGCTACACCGTGGCCTTCGTCGGCTCGCAGGCCTCCGGCAGTCTCCCGGACCTCGCCAACGAGGGGCACAGCGGCTACACGATCGATCAGATCCGCGCAGGCATCGACGGCTGGATGGCCGGGACCCGGCCGGACGCCGTCCTGTTGCACATCGGCATCAATGATCTCAACCGCGGTGTCGATGTCCCCAACGCCCCCCAACGCCTGAAGGCCCTGACCGACCGGATCTTCGCCAACAAGCCCGGCATCACCGTCCTCGTGATGGGCTTGATTCCCACCACGCCGGGCCTGGAGTCCCAGGTCAGCACGTTCAACAACCAGGTCCGGGCCCTGGCGGGCAGCCAGCAGCAGGCGGGCAACAAGTTCCGCTTTGTCGAGCCGCCCGCGCTCACCGCCGCCCAGCTTCCCGACCGCCTCCACCCCAATGACGAGGGCTACCAGCGCATGGCCCAGGCCTTCCACGCGGCCCTGGACCGGGCGTTCACCGACGGTTGGGCGGTGGGCGGGCCGGCGCTGGGCGCGGGCACCGAGGCCGGCACGGACAAGGTGCGGTGGGCGGACTTCGACGGCGATGGCCGGATGGACTACCTCACCATCGCCAGCAGCGGCGCGGTGTCCGCCCTCCTCAACCGGGGGGGCGATGGACGCGGAGGCTGGTCGCCGCTCGGCCAGGTCGCCACGGGCCTGACCCCCGATGCCAGCCGGGTCCGGTTCGCCGACTACGACGGTGACGGCAAGGCCGACTACCTCCTCATCGGCACGAACGGCGCGGTCCAGGTTCACCTGAACCGCGGCGGCGATGGACGCGGGGGCTGGCTGGGCCTGGGCCAGATCGCCTCCGGCGTCACCACGGATGCCAGCCGCGTCCAGTTCGCCGACTACGACGGCGACGGCAAGACCGACTACCTCTTCATCGGCGCGAACGGCGCGGTCCAGGCCTACCTGAACCGCGGCGGCGATGGGCGCGGGGGCTGGCTCGGCCTGGGCCAGATCGCCTCCGGCGTCACCCCCGAGGCCAGCCGCGTCCGGTTCGCCGACCTCGATGGCGACGGCCGGGCCGACTACAGCGTATTGGGCGCGGATGGCGCCGTTCAGACCTACCTCAACCGGGGCGGCGACGGACGGGGCGGCTGGTTCGTCCTGGGTCAGAGCGCCACCGGTCTGACCTCGAACGCCGCCCAGGTCTCGTTCGCGGACTTCACCGGCGACGGCAACGCGGACTACCTCCTGGAGGACCCCGCCACCCATGCCGTCACGGTGTACGCGTGGGCAGGCGGCGATGGCCACGGTGGGTGGCTCAACCAGGGCCGCGTCGCCTCCGGCGTCACCATCCCCTGA
- a CDS encoding AbfB domain-containing protein gives MIRSPELTRVGRTALRLLPLLCALLPLHNARAAWAPKTPPLATPWTSQVSTTNALPEYPRPQMVRADWQNLNGEWQFASATAGQTPPFGQNLAESVLVPFPIESALSGIKRYHERMWYRRTFTVPAAWNGRRINLHFGAVDWQASVYVNRQLVGTHQGGFDGFSFDITGNLNGGTNEIIVGVYDPTEVGGQPVGKQRNNPSGIFYTAASGIWQTVWLEPTPSARITRLDMTPDVAGSALRLTVRGTGLSGQTVEAIAFNGTTQVGSATGTVDGELRIPVPNPKLWSPESPFLYDLRVSLKSGATTVDQVTSYFGMRSVGLKLVGGALRPVVNGQFVFQIGTLDQGYWPDGIFTAPTDEALKFDIQKHKDLGYNLIRKHIKVEPQRWFYWADKLGLLVWQDMPLMDLRTPSTAARTQFELELKEMIDEHRSATSVIAWVVQNEGWGQYDQARLASLVKGWDPSRLVDNMSGINCCGAVDGGNGDLADWHVYVGPASPVPSATRAAVLGEFGGLGLRVAGHEWSPGNGFGYEMVANGAELTSRYVSLMNGLRNLMNKPGLSAAVYTEITDVENEVNGMFTYDRAILKVDLNTVRAAHDSLIAASRQLNSMGPLPVGQYRSLQVTTPGFTNRYARHYESLGTTEAVTSASNGTLKQDATFKITVGLADAACYSFESRNYPGSYLRHSGSRIRRDARDGTALFDQDATFCARAGLDGSANVSLEAKNKAGAYLRHRNSELWVDTLENTTSFRQDATWAIAAPWWQSAANVPSGSYQSFQVTSAGYTNRYLRHIDSVANTEVVDGASSATLKQDATFRLVPGLAESSCYSFESRNFPGQYLRHNSNRVRKDGRDGSALFDQDATFCAQPGLSGTGVSFESFNFPGRYLRHFGGEVWTAAGYGGTWDSAAGFNADASWNIVGPWAP, from the coding sequence ATGATCCGATCCCCTGAACTCACGCGTGTGGGCCGCACCGCCCTGCGGTTGCTGCCCCTGCTCTGTGCCTTGCTCCCGCTTCACAACGCCCGGGCCGCCTGGGCGCCGAAGACCCCGCCCCTGGCCACCCCGTGGACCTCGCAGGTGTCCACCACCAATGCCCTGCCGGAGTACCCGCGGCCCCAGATGGTCCGCGCCGACTGGCAGAACCTCAATGGCGAGTGGCAGTTCGCCAGCGCCACCGCAGGCCAGACGCCTCCCTTCGGCCAGAACCTGGCCGAGAGCGTGCTGGTGCCCTTCCCCATCGAGTCCGCCCTCTCCGGCATCAAGCGGTACCATGAGCGCATGTGGTACCGGCGCACCTTCACGGTGCCCGCCGCCTGGAACGGCCGCCGCATCAACCTCCACTTCGGCGCCGTGGACTGGCAGGCCTCCGTCTACGTCAACCGCCAGCTGGTGGGCACGCACCAGGGCGGCTTCGACGGCTTCAGCTTCGACATCACCGGCAACCTCAACGGGGGCACCAACGAGATCATCGTCGGCGTCTATGATCCGACCGAGGTGGGCGGTCAGCCTGTCGGCAAGCAGCGCAACAACCCCAGTGGCATCTTCTACACGGCCGCCTCGGGCATCTGGCAGACGGTGTGGCTGGAGCCCACGCCCTCGGCCCGCATCACCCGGCTGGACATGACGCCAGACGTGGCCGGCTCCGCCCTGCGCCTGACGGTGCGCGGCACGGGCCTCAGCGGCCAGACGGTGGAGGCCATCGCCTTCAACGGCACCACCCAGGTGGGCAGCGCCACCGGCACCGTGGACGGAGAGCTCCGCATCCCCGTGCCCAACCCCAAGCTCTGGTCCCCCGAGAGCCCCTTCCTCTACGACTTGCGCGTGTCGCTCAAGAGCGGCGCCACCACCGTGGATCAGGTAACGAGCTACTTCGGCATGCGCTCGGTGGGCCTGAAGCTCGTGGGCGGCGCGCTGCGGCCGGTGGTCAACGGCCAGTTCGTCTTCCAGATCGGCACGCTGGACCAGGGCTACTGGCCGGACGGCATCTTCACCGCGCCCACGGACGAGGCGCTGAAGTTCGACATCCAGAAGCACAAGGACCTGGGCTACAACCTCATCCGCAAGCACATCAAGGTGGAGCCGCAGCGCTGGTTCTACTGGGCCGACAAGCTGGGCCTGCTCGTGTGGCAGGACATGCCCTTGATGGACCTGCGGACGCCCTCCACCGCCGCGCGGACGCAGTTCGAGCTCGAGCTGAAGGAGATGATCGACGAGCACCGCAGCGCCACCTCGGTCATCGCCTGGGTGGTGCAGAACGAGGGCTGGGGCCAGTACGACCAGGCCCGGCTGGCGTCGCTGGTGAAGGGGTGGGACCCCAGCCGCCTGGTGGACAACATGAGCGGCATCAACTGCTGCGGCGCGGTGGACGGTGGCAACGGGGACCTCGCCGACTGGCACGTCTACGTGGGCCCGGCCTCGCCAGTGCCCTCGGCCACGCGCGCCGCGGTGCTGGGCGAGTTCGGCGGCCTGGGCCTGCGGGTGGCCGGCCACGAGTGGAGCCCCGGCAACGGCTTCGGCTACGAGATGGTCGCCAACGGCGCGGAGCTGACCTCCCGCTACGTGAGCCTCATGAATGGGCTCCGGAACCTGATGAACAAGCCCGGCCTGAGCGCGGCGGTGTACACGGAGATCACCGACGTGGAGAACGAGGTGAACGGCATGTTCACCTATGACCGCGCCATCCTGAAGGTGGACCTCAACACCGTGCGCGCGGCGCACGACAGCCTCATCGCCGCCTCGCGGCAGCTCAACAGCATGGGGCCGCTGCCCGTGGGCCAGTACCGCTCCCTGCAGGTGACGACGCCGGGCTTCACCAACCGCTATGCGCGCCACTACGAGAGCCTGGGCACCACCGAGGCGGTGACCAGCGCCAGCAACGGCACGCTCAAGCAGGATGCGACGTTCAAGATCACCGTGGGGCTCGCGGATGCGGCCTGCTACTCGTTCGAGTCGCGCAACTACCCGGGCAGCTATCTGCGCCACTCCGGCAGCCGCATCCGTCGGGACGCGCGGGATGGCACGGCGCTCTTCGATCAGGACGCCACCTTCTGCGCCCGCGCGGGGCTGGATGGCTCGGCGAACGTTTCTCTGGAGGCCAAGAACAAGGCCGGTGCCTACCTGCGCCACCGCAACAGCGAGCTCTGGGTGGACACGCTCGAGAACACCACGTCCTTCCGCCAGGATGCGACCTGGGCCATCGCCGCGCCGTGGTGGCAGAGCGCCGCGAACGTCCCCTCGGGCAGCTACCAGTCCTTCCAGGTGACGTCGGCGGGCTACACCAACCGCTACCTGCGCCACATCGACAGCGTGGCCAACACGGAGGTGGTGGACGGCGCCAGCAGCGCCACCCTCAAGCAGGACGCGACCTTCCGGCTGGTGCCAGGGCTCGCCGAGTCGAGCTGCTACTCGTTCGAGTCGCGCAACTTCCCCGGGCAGTACCTGCGGCACAACAGCAACCGGGTTCGGAAGGATGGGCGGGATGGCTCGGCGCTGTTCGACCAGGACGCCACCTTCTGCGCGCAGCCGGGCCTGTCGGGCACGGGCGTCTCGTTCGAGTCCTTCAACTTTCCGGGCCGCTACCTGCGCCACTTCGGCGGCGAGGTGTGGACGGCGGCGGGCTACGGGGGCACCTGGGACTCGGCCGCGGGCTTCAACGCGGACGCGAGCTGGAACATCGTGGGCCCCTGGGCGCCGTGA
- a CDS encoding DUF5953 family protein, which translates to MTATPRTLSLIAYAPVLTRDDRRPLAIVHGMERACAGLHLGWTISKEGQRIPLPDRDAFISRERKDGGFPLLRNGDAAFRVTVTGWQSPASSSPGGQAQLEVHADLPLDAPGVAAADVLEAVGEGAHAFWGRVLTEGMAMAVPEQFCHPGDEPHVPPQGLPSLKLPWELPSPEIPHYLGWLNYWSAAAARATGFPDPARDAELLSRARRTASGGWVVQLTDAPLDLDNPAHLAALLRAYERFPVIGGRFAA; encoded by the coding sequence ATGACAGCCACGCCAAGAACCCTCAGCCTGATCGCCTATGCCCCTGTGCTCACGAGGGATGACCGCCGCCCTTTGGCCATTGTTCATGGAATGGAGCGTGCGTGCGCTGGGCTGCACCTGGGGTGGACGATTTCCAAAGAGGGGCAGCGCATTCCCCTTCCTGACCGGGATGCCTTTATTTCCCGCGAGAGGAAAGACGGAGGATTTCCGCTCCTGCGCAATGGGGATGCGGCGTTCCGGGTGACGGTGACGGGGTGGCAAAGCCCCGCGAGCAGCTCGCCGGGGGGACAGGCACAGTTGGAAGTTCATGCGGACCTGCCACTGGACGCCCCCGGCGTCGCGGCGGCGGATGTGCTGGAGGCTGTCGGAGAGGGGGCACACGCGTTCTGGGGGCGCGTGCTGACCGAGGGAATGGCCATGGCCGTGCCGGAGCAGTTTTGCCACCCGGGAGATGAGCCTCATGTCCCGCCTCAGGGACTTCCCTCACTCAAACTTCCCTGGGAACTCCCCTCGCCTGAGATTCCGCATTACCTCGGGTGGCTGAACTACTGGTCGGCCGCCGCCGCCCGGGCCACCGGGTTCCCGGACCCTGCCCGCGACGCCGAGCTGTTGTCACGGGCGCGGCGCACGGCGTCGGGAGGGTGGGTGGTGCAGCTCACGGATGCGCCGCTCGATCTCGACAACCCCGCCCACCTCGCCGCGCTCCTGCGGGCCTACGAGCGCTTTCCGGTGATCGGCGGACGTTTTGCCGCTTGA
- a CDS encoding DUF6310 domain-containing protein, with the protein MAEKCYPALDHGRVKFRDVTRRCAVASAGAVAVGVGLCVFAAPEIVVGAVIVTGAIVVAAAIQEELHAYERSAARDRAKPKTQARASRQQQSMANGKPKPEGAPSGTDWFPPDPPGSSDPRERSPECAPRRASHRGGNVPHNECADRVPQNAFPGWDVLVHGKHFDALQLASRTLWEVKTDNFDTYTEDLRDIVVRSQVPEMQHERALALACGFGFKVGVRSPAHRAALLRQDPTLRIVVMDWC; encoded by the coding sequence TTGGCTGAGAAGTGCTACCCCGCGCTCGACCATGGCAGGGTCAAGTTCCGGGATGTCACGAGAAGATGCGCTGTCGCCTCGGCGGGGGCAGTAGCGGTGGGAGTGGGGCTCTGCGTCTTCGCTGCACCCGAGATCGTGGTGGGCGCGGTGATTGTGACGGGGGCAATAGTGGTGGCTGCCGCTATCCAAGAGGAATTGCATGCGTATGAGCGAAGCGCAGCGCGTGATCGCGCGAAGCCCAAGACGCAGGCGCGGGCATCCCGTCAGCAGCAATCCATGGCGAATGGGAAGCCCAAGCCGGAAGGCGCCCCGTCGGGGACGGATTGGTTTCCTCCAGACCCGCCTGGTTCCTCGGATCCGCGTGAGCGCAGCCCCGAGTGTGCGCCCAGACGGGCTTCGCATCGCGGAGGCAATGTCCCGCACAACGAATGCGCCGACCGAGTTCCGCAGAATGCTTTTCCCGGTTGGGATGTGCTTGTCCATGGCAAGCACTTCGACGCGCTGCAGCTGGCTTCACGCACGTTGTGGGAGGTCAAGACCGACAACTTCGACACGTACACGGAAGACCTCCGGGACATCGTGGTCAGAAGTCAGGTGCCGGAGATGCAGCATGAGCGCGCCCTCGCCCTGGCCTGCGGATTCGGCTTCAAGGTCGGCGTGCGCAGCCCAGCACACAGAGCTGCCCTCCTAAGGCAGGACCCCACACTCAGGATTGTCGTCATGGATTGGTGCTGA